A genomic region of Pseudomonas sp. MPC6 contains the following coding sequences:
- a CDS encoding SulP family inorganic anion transporter, with protein sequence MSQSDSLPPLPEPGRIARRESSADQAGWSRWLPGLQTLRGYKMAWLRHDLVAGLVLTTMLVPVGIAYAVASGVPGIYGLYATIIPLLAYALFGPSRILVLGPDSSLAAVILAVVLPLSGGDPQRAIALAGMMAIVSGAVCILAGIARLGFVTELLSKPIRYGYMNGIALTVLISQLPKFFGFSIESDGPLRNIWAIATAVMDGKTNWTTFMVGAATLSVILLLKGHKRIPGILIAVAGATVAVAVLDLAARNGVKVLGSLPQGLPAFAIPWITSADIVPVLIGGCAVALVSFADTSVLSRVYAARTRTYVDPNQEMVGLGVANLAAGLFQGFAISSSSSRTPVAEAAGAKTQLTGIVGALAVALLLVVAPNLLQDLPNSALAAVVIASAIGLIEVSDLRRIYRIQRWEFWLSIVCTVGVAVFGAIEGIGLAIVIAVIEFLWDGWRPYSAVLGSTDTVKGYHDIKRYPEARLIPGLVLFRWDAPLFFANAELFHDRVLDAVATSPTPVRWLVVAAEPVTSVDVTSADMLAELDETLHGAGIKLCIAEMKDPVKDKLKRFGLFARLGEAAFFPTIDDAVDSYLVIHPQDSPASLDRHQR encoded by the coding sequence ATGAGCCAATCGGATAGTTTGCCCCCCTTGCCGGAACCGGGGCGGATTGCGCGTCGCGAGTCGAGCGCAGATCAGGCCGGCTGGAGCCGCTGGCTGCCGGGACTGCAAACCCTGCGCGGATACAAGATGGCCTGGTTGCGGCACGACCTTGTGGCCGGACTGGTGCTGACCACCATGCTGGTGCCTGTCGGTATCGCCTATGCGGTGGCATCGGGCGTACCCGGCATCTACGGTCTCTACGCGACCATCATTCCGCTACTGGCTTATGCGCTGTTCGGGCCCAGCCGGATTCTGGTGCTGGGGCCGGACTCTTCGCTGGCGGCCGTGATCCTCGCCGTCGTCCTGCCACTGTCCGGCGGTGATCCGCAACGGGCCATTGCCCTGGCCGGCATGATGGCGATCGTGTCGGGGGCGGTGTGCATCCTGGCGGGCATCGCGCGCCTGGGTTTCGTCACCGAACTGCTATCCAAACCGATCCGCTACGGCTACATGAACGGTATCGCGCTGACGGTATTGATCAGTCAACTGCCCAAGTTTTTTGGTTTTTCGATTGAGTCCGACGGCCCACTGAGAAACATCTGGGCAATCGCTACGGCGGTGATGGATGGGAAAACCAACTGGACCACGTTCATGGTTGGCGCAGCCACCCTGTCAGTGATCCTGCTGCTCAAGGGCCACAAACGGATACCGGGCATTCTGATCGCCGTGGCAGGCGCGACTGTCGCCGTGGCTGTGCTGGATCTTGCGGCGCGGAACGGGGTGAAGGTGCTAGGCTCGCTGCCCCAGGGGCTGCCGGCCTTCGCCATCCCCTGGATCACCAGCGCCGATATCGTCCCCGTGCTGATCGGCGGTTGCGCCGTCGCCCTGGTGTCATTCGCCGACACCAGTGTGCTTTCACGCGTCTACGCGGCGCGCACCCGTACCTACGTGGACCCGAACCAGGAGATGGTGGGACTGGGCGTCGCCAACCTGGCCGCCGGTTTGTTCCAGGGGTTTGCGATCAGCAGCAGTTCGTCCCGCACCCCCGTGGCCGAGGCCGCAGGCGCGAAAACCCAGCTAACCGGCATCGTCGGCGCGCTTGCCGTGGCCTTGCTGCTGGTGGTGGCGCCGAACCTGTTGCAGGATTTACCCAATAGCGCATTGGCTGCAGTGGTGATTGCCTCCGCCATCGGCCTGATCGAGGTGAGCGACCTGCGACGAATCTATCGCATCCAGCGCTGGGAGTTCTGGCTGTCGATCGTCTGTACCGTTGGCGTGGCCGTGTTCGGCGCGATTGAAGGCATCGGCCTGGCCATCGTCATCGCCGTCATCGAGTTTCTGTGGGATGGCTGGCGGCCTTATTCGGCGGTGCTGGGCAGCACCGATACCGTCAAGGGCTACCACGACATCAAGCGCTACCCCGAGGCGCGCCTCATACCCGGTCTGGTGCTGTTTCGTTGGGATGCACCCCTGTTCTTCGCCAACGCCGAGCTGTTCCATGACCGGGTCCTGGATGCCGTGGCGACGTCGCCCACGCCGGTGCGCTGGCTGGTCGTTGCGGCGGAACCGGTCACCAGCGTCGACGTGACCTCTGCGGACATGCTGGCTGAGCTGGACGAGACCTTGCACGGGGCGGGCATAAAGTTGTGCATCGCCGAGATGAAGGACCCGGTCAAGGACAAGCTCAAGCGATTCGGGCTGTTCGCGCGGCTGGGTGAGGCGGCGTTTTTTCCAACGATAGATGATGCAGTCGACAGCTATCTGGTGATTCATCCGCAGGATTCGCCAGCTTCACTGGACCGTCATCAGCGTTGA
- a CDS encoding DUF5064 family protein, with protein MATFEPGHLHIERHALNKDDVSYDLCFDYEVFQDPKEGKGMQFKLHGSIQGKDMSETFFLPKDQAYNFASNFTKIVEKYGIPKVHSQIGSTHKFYDKIFEDMKEKLEMKSGDPVKPEHLE; from the coding sequence ATGGCAACGTTCGAACCCGGACATCTGCACATCGAGCGCCATGCGCTGAATAAAGACGACGTCAGCTACGACCTGTGTTTCGACTATGAAGTCTTTCAGGACCCCAAGGAAGGCAAAGGCATGCAGTTCAAGTTGCATGGTTCGATTCAGGGCAAGGACATGAGCGAAACGTTCTTCCTGCCCAAGGATCAGGCCTACAACTTTGCCAGCAACTTCACGAAAATTGTTGAGAAGTACGGTATCCCCAAGGTGCATAGCCAAATCGGTTCAACTCACAAATTCTACGACAAGATATTTGAAGACATGAAGGAGAAACTGGAGATGAAATCGGGGGATCCGGTGAAGCCCGAACATCTGGAGTAA
- a CDS encoding ornithine carbamoyltransferase: protein MAFNMRNRSLLSLMHHTTRELHYLLDLSRDLKRAKYTGTERPHLQGKNIALIFEKTSTRTRCAFEVAAHDQGAHVTYIDPVSSQIGHKESMKDTARVLGRMFDAIEYRGFEQEIVEELAEFAGVPVFNGLTAEFHPTQMIADTLTMREHSDKPLHEISYAYLGDARYNMGNSLLMIGAKLGMDVRIAAPKALWPHQDFIDQCKAFAEDSGARITITEDPKAAVKGVDFIHTDIWVSMGEPVEAWDERIEQLLPYQVNAQMMKASGNPRVKFMHCLPAFHNSETKVGKDIAARYPHLANGVEVTEEVFESPANIAFEQAENRMHTIKAILVAALADI from the coding sequence ATGGCTTTCAACATGCGCAACCGCAGCCTGCTGTCGCTGATGCATCACACCACGCGCGAGCTGCACTATCTGCTGGACCTGTCCCGCGACCTCAAGCGCGCCAAGTACACCGGCACCGAGCGTCCGCACCTGCAAGGCAAGAACATCGCGTTGATTTTCGAAAAAACCTCGACCCGCACCCGTTGCGCGTTCGAAGTCGCGGCCCATGACCAGGGCGCCCACGTCACCTACATCGACCCGGTGTCGTCGCAGATCGGTCACAAGGAAAGCATGAAAGACACCGCCCGCGTGCTGGGGCGAATGTTCGATGCCATCGAATACCGCGGCTTCGAACAGGAAATCGTCGAAGAGCTGGCCGAGTTCGCCGGCGTACCGGTGTTCAACGGCCTGACCGCCGAATTCCACCCGACGCAAATGATCGCCGACACCCTGACCATGCGCGAACACAGCGACAAGCCGTTGCATGAGATCAGCTACGCCTACCTCGGCGACGCCCGCTACAACATGGGCAACTCGCTGCTGATGATCGGCGCCAAACTGGGCATGGACGTGCGCATCGCCGCGCCCAAGGCACTGTGGCCACATCAGGATTTCATCGATCAGTGCAAGGCGTTTGCCGAAGACAGCGGCGCGCGCATCACCATCACTGAAGATCCGAAAGCCGCGGTCAAGGGTGTCGACTTCATTCATACCGACATCTGGGTATCGATGGGTGAACCGGTGGAAGCCTGGGACGAGCGCATCGAGCAACTGCTGCCGTACCAGGTCAACGCGCAGATGATGAAGGCCTCGGGCAACCCGCGAGTGAAATTCATGCACTGTCTGCCAGCCTTCCACAACAGCGAAACCAAGGTCGGCAAGGACATCGCCGCCCGTTATCCACACCTGGCCAATGGCGTCGAAGTGACTGAAGAGGTCTTCGAATCGCCGGCCAACATTGCCTTCGAGCAAGCGGAGAACCGCATGCACACGATCAAGGCGATCCTGGTGGCGGCGTTGGCGGATATCTGA
- the arcC gene encoding carbamate kinase yields the protein MRIVVALGGNALLRRGEPMTSDNQRANIRIATEQIAKIHAGNQLVIAHGNGPQVGLLSLQAAAYTSVSPYPLDVLGAETEGMIGYIIEQELGNLLDFEVPFATLLTQVEVDANDPAFQNPTKPIGPVYTQAEAEKLAAEKGWAIAPDGDKFRRVVASPRPKRIFEIRPIKWLLEKGSIVICAGGGGIPTMYGASGKLQGVEAVIDKDLCSALLAEQLDSDLLVIATDVNAAYIDFGKPTQKAIAQAHPDEMEKLGFAAGSMGPKVQAACEFARHTGKVAVIGSLSDIEAIVQGTAGTRISTEKAGITYL from the coding sequence ATGCGTATCGTCGTTGCTCTGGGAGGTAACGCCCTGCTCCGCCGGGGTGAACCCATGACCTCGGACAATCAGCGCGCCAACATCCGGATCGCCACTGAACAGATCGCCAAGATCCACGCGGGCAATCAACTGGTGATCGCCCACGGCAACGGTCCCCAGGTTGGCCTGTTGTCGTTGCAAGCGGCCGCCTACACCTCGGTCTCGCCTTATCCGCTGGACGTGCTCGGTGCCGAAACCGAAGGCATGATCGGCTACATCATTGAACAGGAACTGGGCAACCTGCTGGACTTCGAAGTGCCCTTCGCCACCCTGCTCACCCAGGTCGAAGTCGATGCCAATGACCCGGCGTTCCAGAACCCGACCAAGCCCATCGGTCCGGTCTACACCCAGGCCGAAGCGGAAAAACTCGCCGCAGAGAAAGGCTGGGCAATTGCGCCGGATGGCGACAAATTTCGCCGCGTAGTCGCCAGCCCCCGCCCCAAACGCATCTTCGAAATCCGTCCGATCAAGTGGCTGCTGGAAAAAGGCAGCATCGTGATTTGCGCCGGCGGTGGCGGCATCCCCACGATGTACGGCGCCAGCGGCAAACTGCAGGGCGTCGAAGCGGTGATCGACAAGGACCTGTGCTCGGCGCTGCTGGCCGAACAACTGGACAGCGATCTGCTGGTGATCGCCACCGACGTCAATGCCGCCTACATCGATTTCGGCAAGCCGACCCAGAAAGCCATCGCCCAGGCCCACCCCGACGAAATGGAAAAACTCGGCTTCGCGGCAGGGTCCATGGGTCCGAAGGTCCAGGCCGCCTGCGAATTCGCCCGCCATACTGGAAAAGTCGCGGTGATCGGTTCACTCTCGGACATCGAGGCTATCGTTCAAGGCACGGCCGGTACCCGGATCAGCACCGAGAAAGCCGGCATTACTTATTTGTGA